In a single window of the Pseudomonadota bacterium genome:
- a CDS encoding PAS-domain containing protein: MPLVTSGRKKAGAAGSNGLAEVLLDSISQGVIAFDSKMKLVAYNDRLVELLGVSPEVLRAGATRDDFIRDNAMRGEYGPGVDPEQVVAQYAAQARLGKPILTERMRPDGTVLDIRGNPTPGGGFVITYTDITQLKRGSERLEESVALRTAELSRALEVAEASAREVKAAQARLETIIQALPCPVVITRADSGIVVFHNPQASELLGYAGESLVGRRAMDFYGDPADRKRLLAGLEAHGRVSDLEIVQKKRSGERFWVSLSAIGMPFDGAAAVMVALTDITPRKQAEEVLKAGSDRLRAVLDNMPHPVFVVRVADNKLVYVNQRGQQDYRLAIGVSMADNIDRLWVDPGQNRRFIGAVRELGRVTDFEAHVRNGEGEPFWALLSAATLDYDGDPAIYVVAVDISDRKRQEEELAQERAILKITFDSIDQGIAVFDAEHRIIKASRRMSELLDLPMEFLERQPTLLDVLHYQIEHGEYADKPEEIPGYLRDAEVRGRGEHFFDIYERTRPNGTVLEVRTVPLPNGGSARTYTDITARRRQELELERERAILKATFDNIEQGIAVFDAELRLIKANKRITELLDMPAEFLERQPSMFELVKYQTDRGEFSDTPEAAEAYLRSSEAALRDPQTGIDDAFFYRVYERTRPNGTVLEIRTVPLPGGGSARTFTDITARRRQEVELERERSILQVTFDNIDQGIAVFDAENRIIKANQRLSHLLDLPMQLLDRQPTLFDIIRYQGEHGEFANTPEMEQNYLRDAEERLRDRNFYGVYERVRPNGMVLEVRTVSLPDGGSARTFTDVTARRRQQAELERERAILQVTFDNIQQGIAVFDPAFRTIKINQRAAELLGLPMDFFEGQPTLFEIGDYQVRLGEFVGMPGTPEELSRGFAERARSPEYFSTYERMRPNGTTIEVRTVRLPDGGSARTYTDVTAAKRREEELRQSKEAAEAANQAKSAFVAAMSHEIRTPMNGVLGLLEALEHTSLDDEQQEFVQVAFQSAEALLTIIDSILDFSKIEAGKLEVERTELSPAQIVEGVGETMAPAAHKKRLSLMTYVHPAVPTTLMGDPGRLRQVLLNLVGNAIKFTDMGGVVVEADIEESTPEHVILRIRVNDTGIGLSPEQCDRLFRPFVQADGSTTRRFGGTGLGLSICKRLVELMGGDIGVASRPAEGSSFWFRIPLSMPKVAAPPPPLPSLAGLAVLVVDDNPSVCTILGSYLGSMGARVGQARDASEALDALRRAETPYDAAILDVRLPGPDGLDLAERILADRRLKGTGLVLLTAYDDDQIRARAAKIGIRMQLNKPVRRARLAAAVAAVTRRGEAEPAPTDAPRRLEPSSSAAADRPLRPERILLVEDNATNRMVALYQLGRLGFAADVAVDGQVALDALERARYDLVLMDCHMPEVDGYEATRTIRRREAAQPSTNGKGRLPIIAITANATAEQRGLCEAAGMDDFLAKPVTLTQLAEVLERWLGPDPAAAAAEASAGAEAEPAAGSEGERAVLDLAHLADMLGDNRAILAEALEEFVSSSSELLATLDRGLAQQAGRTAHGAVHSLKGAARTAGAFLLGQAAEEVENAIERGDWAEAARRRPDLAQAFEAVRQRIQRLSTEP, encoded by the coding sequence CGATTTCATCCGCGACAACGCCATGCGCGGCGAATACGGGCCCGGGGTCGATCCCGAGCAGGTGGTCGCCCAATATGCCGCCCAAGCCCGGCTCGGCAAGCCGATCTTGACCGAGCGCATGCGGCCCGACGGCACCGTGCTCGACATCCGCGGCAACCCCACGCCCGGCGGCGGCTTCGTCATCACCTATACCGACATCACCCAGCTCAAGCGCGGCTCGGAGCGGCTCGAGGAGTCGGTCGCCCTGCGCACCGCCGAGCTGAGCCGAGCGCTGGAGGTGGCGGAGGCGAGCGCGCGGGAGGTGAAGGCCGCCCAGGCGCGACTGGAAACCATCATCCAAGCCTTGCCCTGCCCGGTGGTCATCACCCGCGCCGACAGCGGCATCGTGGTCTTCCACAACCCGCAGGCGTCGGAGCTTCTGGGCTACGCCGGAGAGAGCCTGGTCGGGCGCCGCGCCATGGATTTCTACGGCGACCCGGCGGATCGCAAGCGGCTCTTGGCCGGGCTGGAAGCCCATGGACGCGTGAGCGACCTGGAGATCGTCCAGAAGAAGCGCAGCGGCGAGCGGTTCTGGGTCAGCCTGTCGGCGATCGGCATGCCCTTCGACGGCGCGGCGGCGGTGATGGTGGCTTTGACCGACATCACGCCGCGCAAGCAGGCGGAAGAGGTGCTGAAGGCCGGCAGCGATCGGCTGCGCGCGGTTCTCGACAACATGCCCCACCCGGTCTTCGTGGTCAGGGTCGCCGACAACAAGCTGGTCTACGTCAACCAGCGCGGCCAGCAGGACTATCGCCTGGCCATCGGCGTCTCCATGGCCGACAACATCGACCGCCTGTGGGTCGATCCAGGCCAGAACCGGCGCTTCATCGGCGCGGTGCGCGAGCTCGGCCGCGTCACCGATTTCGAGGCGCATGTGCGCAACGGCGAAGGCGAGCCGTTCTGGGCGTTGCTCTCGGCCGCGACCCTCGACTATGACGGCGATCCGGCGATCTACGTCGTCGCCGTCGACATCTCCGACCGCAAGCGCCAGGAAGAGGAGCTGGCGCAGGAGCGGGCGATCCTCAAGATCACCTTCGACAGCATCGATCAAGGCATCGCCGTGTTCGACGCGGAGCACCGCATCATCAAGGCCAGTCGCCGAATGTCGGAATTGCTCGACCTGCCGATGGAGTTCCTGGAGCGGCAGCCGACGCTCCTCGACGTGCTCCACTATCAGATCGAGCACGGCGAATACGCGGACAAGCCCGAGGAGATCCCGGGCTATCTGCGCGACGCCGAGGTGCGTGGCCGCGGTGAGCACTTCTTCGACATCTACGAGCGGACCCGGCCCAACGGGACCGTGCTCGAAGTCCGCACCGTGCCGCTGCCCAATGGCGGCTCGGCGCGCACCTACACCGACATCACCGCGCGCCGTCGCCAGGAGCTGGAGCTGGAGCGCGAGCGGGCGATCCTGAAGGCGACTTTCGACAATATCGAGCAGGGCATCGCCGTGTTCGACGCCGAGCTTCGCCTGATCAAGGCCAATAAGCGCATCACCGAGCTCCTGGACATGCCGGCGGAATTCCTCGAGCGGCAGCCCTCGATGTTCGAGCTGGTCAAATATCAGACCGATCGGGGAGAATTCTCCGATACGCCGGAGGCGGCCGAAGCGTATCTCCGCAGCTCGGAGGCGGCCCTCCGCGATCCTCAGACCGGGATCGACGATGCCTTCTTCTACCGCGTCTACGAGCGCACGCGGCCCAACGGCACGGTGCTGGAGATCCGCACCGTGCCGCTGCCCGGCGGCGGCTCGGCGCGCACCTTCACCGACATCACCGCGCGCCGGCGCCAGGAGGTGGAGCTGGAGCGCGAGCGCTCGATCCTGCAGGTCACCTTCGACAACATCGACCAGGGCATCGCGGTGTTCGATGCCGAGAACCGCATCATCAAGGCCAATCAGCGGCTCTCGCACCTCCTCGATCTGCCCATGCAGCTCCTGGACCGGCAGCCGACCCTGTTCGACATCATCCGCTATCAGGGCGAGCACGGGGAATTCGCCAACACGCCTGAGATGGAGCAGAACTACCTGCGCGATGCCGAGGAACGGCTGCGCGACCGGAACTTCTACGGCGTCTACGAGCGGGTGCGGCCCAACGGCATGGTGCTCGAGGTCCGCACCGTGTCGTTACCCGACGGCGGCTCGGCCCGGACCTTCACCGACGTCACCGCGCGCCGCCGCCAGCAGGCCGAGCTGGAGCGCGAACGGGCGATCCTGCAGGTGACCTTCGACAACATCCAGCAGGGGATCGCGGTGTTCGATCCGGCGTTCCGCACGATCAAGATCAATCAGCGCGCCGCGGAGCTCCTCGGCCTGCCGATGGACTTCTTCGAAGGTCAGCCGACGCTGTTCGAGATCGGCGACTACCAGGTTCGGCTCGGCGAGTTCGTCGGGATGCCCGGAACCCCCGAGGAGCTCTCCCGGGGGTTCGCCGAGCGGGCGCGCTCGCCGGAATACTTTTCGACCTATGAGCGCATGCGGCCCAACGGCACGACCATCGAGGTTCGCACCGTTCGCCTGCCCGATGGCGGCTCGGCCCGCACCTACACCGACGTGACCGCGGCCAAACGGCGCGAGGAGGAGCTGCGCCAATCCAAGGAGGCGGCGGAGGCGGCCAACCAGGCGAAGTCGGCCTTCGTCGCGGCGATGAGCCACGAGATCCGCACGCCGATGAACGGCGTGCTCGGCCTCTTGGAGGCGCTCGAGCACACCTCGCTCGACGACGAGCAGCAGGAATTCGTGCAGGTCGCCTTCCAGTCGGCGGAGGCGCTGCTGACCATCATCGACAGCATCCTCGACTTCTCCAAGATCGAGGCGGGCAAGCTCGAGGTCGAGCGCACGGAGCTGTCGCCGGCGCAGATCGTCGAGGGGGTCGGCGAGACCATGGCGCCGGCCGCGCACAAGAAGCGCCTGTCTTTGATGACCTATGTGCATCCCGCGGTACCGACGACGCTGATGGGCGATCCCGGGCGCCTTCGCCAGGTGCTGCTCAACCTCGTTGGCAACGCCATCAAGTTCACGGACATGGGCGGCGTGGTGGTCGAGGCGGATATCGAGGAGTCGACGCCCGAGCACGTCATCCTCAGGATCCGGGTGAACGACACCGGCATCGGGCTGTCGCCCGAGCAGTGCGACCGGCTGTTTCGGCCCTTCGTCCAGGCCGACGGCTCGACCACCAGGCGGTTCGGGGGAACCGGCCTCGGCCTGTCGATCTGCAAGCGGCTGGTCGAGCTCATGGGCGGCGATATCGGCGTCGCCAGCCGCCCGGCGGAGGGCTCGAGCTTCTGGTTTCGGATTCCGCTCAGCATGCCGAAAGTCGCAGCGCCGCCGCCGCCGCTACCGTCGCTTGCCGGCCTCGCCGTGCTCGTCGTCGACGACAATCCGTCGGTTTGCACCATCCTCGGCAGCTATCTCGGGTCGATGGGAGCCCGCGTCGGCCAAGCCCGCGACGCCAGCGAGGCGCTCGATGCGCTGCGCCGCGCCGAGACGCCCTATGATGCCGCCATTCTCGACGTGCGGCTGCCGGGCCCCGATGGGCTGGACCTGGCCGAGCGCATCCTGGCCGACCGCCGCCTCAAGGGCACCGGGCTGGTTCTGCTCACCGCCTATGACGACGACCAGATTCGCGCCCGCGCCGCCAAGATCGGCATCCGCATGCAGCTCAACAAGCCGGTCCGCCGCGCCCGCCTCGCCGCCGCCGTCGCGGCGGTGACCCGACGCGGCGAGGCGGAGCCGGCGCCCACCGACGCACCGCGCCGGCTGGAGCCATCGAGCAGCGCCGCGGCGGACCGGCCGCTCCGGCCCGAACGCATTCTCCTGGTCGAGGACAACGCCACCAACCGCATGGTCGCGCTCTATCAGCTCGGGCGGCTCGGCTTCGCCGCCGATGTCGCCGTCGACGGCCAGGTGGCGCTCGATGCGCTGGAACGCGCCCGCTACGATCTCGTGCTCATGGACTGCCACATGCCCGAGGTGGACGGCTACGAGGCGACGCGCACGATCCGGCGCCGCGAAGCCGCCCAGCCCTCGACCAACGGCAAGGGCCGGCTGCCGATCATCGCGATCACCGCCAACGCCACGGCCGAGCAGCGCGGGCTTTGCGAAGCGGCGGGGATGGACGATTTCCTGGCGAAGCCGGTGACCTTGACACAGCTGGCCGAAGTGCTCGAGCGCTGGCTCGGCCCCGACCCGGCGGCGGCAGCGGCCGAGGCGTCGGCGGGTGCGGAGGCCGAGCCGGCTGCCGGATCCGAGGGCGAGCGCGCCGTGCTCGACCTCGCGCATCTCGCCGACATGCTGGGCGACAATCGCGCGATCCTGGCGGAAGCGCTGGAGGAGTTCGTAAGCTCGTCATCGGAGCTGCTGGCGACCCTCGACCGAGGATTGGCCCAGCAGGCGGGGCGCACGGCGCACGGCGCCGTGCACTCGCTGAAGGGTGCGGCGCGGACGGCAGGCGCCTTCCTGCTGGGCCAGGCGGCTGAAGAGGTGGAAAATGCGATCGAGCGCGGCGACTGGGCGGAAGCGGCGCGGCGGCGCCCGGACCTGGCGCAAGCCTTCGAGGCGGTCCGCCAGCGTATCCAGCGCCTGAGCACGGAGCCGTAA
- a CDS encoding response regulator, which produces MAIEYDKLRAMVIEDNEFIRGVIVKMLRGEKLQEVAEAQDGKSAIRLLRQGMVPDFIICDIQMAPINGLEFVEFIRNDSELRKRNTPVIILTANPIKDNVLKARAYGVDAFLVKPVSRESLLSRIEHVLTNRRPTSS; this is translated from the coding sequence ATGGCCATCGAATACGACAAGCTCCGAGCCATGGTGATCGAGGACAACGAGTTCATTCGCGGCGTCATCGTCAAGATGCTGCGCGGCGAAAAGCTGCAGGAGGTCGCCGAGGCCCAGGACGGGAAGTCGGCCATCCGGCTGCTGCGCCAGGGCATGGTTCCGGATTTCATCATCTGCGACATCCAGATGGCGCCGATCAACGGGCTGGAATTCGTCGAGTTCATCCGCAACGATTCGGAGCTGCGCAAGCGCAACACGCCGGTCATCATCCTCACCGCCAACCCGATCAAGGACAACGTGCTGAAGGCCCGCGCCTATGGCGTGGACGCCTTCCTGGTCAAGCCGGTGTCGCGGGAAAGCCTGCTGTCGCGCATCGAGCATGTGCTGACCAACCGCCGCCCGACGTCCTCCTAA
- a CDS encoding SDR family oxidoreductase, translating to MTAPATPRAALVTGAARRIGRALALDLAREGWDVALHYQSSAAEAEAVAAEIRGLGRRAVALPADLAAESETASLVPEAVAALGPLGLVVNNASRFERDGALTATRASWDAHLETNLRAPFVLIQSFARQLPEAAQGNVVNILDQRVWNLTPAFVSYTLSKAGLWTLTQTMALALAPRIRVNGIGPGPTLPSPRQSAEHFAEQSASTPLGIGTTPEEICRALRFILAAPAMTGQMIALDGGQHLSWASPRKGWVVPE from the coding sequence ATGACCGCTCCCGCCACGCCTCGCGCCGCGCTGGTCACCGGCGCTGCCCGGCGCATCGGCCGCGCGCTCGCCCTCGACCTCGCCCGGGAGGGGTGGGACGTGGCCCTGCACTATCAGAGCTCCGCCGCCGAGGCGGAAGCGGTTGCGGCCGAAATCCGCGGGCTCGGCCGCCGGGCGGTGGCACTCCCGGCCGATCTCGCGGCGGAGAGCGAAACCGCCTCGCTGGTGCCCGAGGCGGTAGCGGCGCTCGGCCCGCTGGGCCTCGTCGTCAACAACGCCTCGCGCTTCGAGCGCGACGGCGCGCTCACCGCCACCCGGGCCTCGTGGGATGCGCATCTGGAGACCAATCTCCGCGCCCCCTTCGTGCTGATTCAAAGCTTTGCCCGGCAGCTGCCGGAGGCGGCGCAAGGCAACGTCGTCAATATCCTGGACCAGCGCGTCTGGAACCTGACCCCTGCCTTCGTCTCCTACACCCTCAGCAAGGCCGGGCTGTGGACCTTGACCCAGACCATGGCCCTGGCGCTGGCGCCGCGCATTCGCGTCAACGGCATCGGCCCCGGGCCGACCCTGCCCAGCCCGCGCCAGTCGGCCGAGCACTTCGCCGAGCAATCCGCCAGCACCCCGCTCGGCATCGGCACCACGCCGGAGGAGATCTGCCGGGCACTGCGCTTCATTCTGGCCGCGCCGGCGATGACCGGACAAATGATCGCCCTCGATGGCGGCCAGCATCTGTCTTGGGCATCGCCCCGCAAGGGCTGGGTCGTCCCGGAATGA
- the uvrC gene encoding excinuclease ABC subunit UvrC: MPERNEVKPPEDPPEEAPRAEEPKAPRRRRHASSIEHGVALIQAELKNLSPGPGVYRMLDADGNALYVGKARSLKKRVASYAHPAKLSNRIRRMIAETASLEFVTTHTEVEALLLEINLIKRLMPRYNVLLRDDKSFPNILVTGDHPYPQILKHRGAKARAGDYFGPFASAGAVARTITALQRAFLLRNCSDAVFAQRTRPCLQYQIKRCSAPCVGHISEADYGALVRQAKDFLTGKSGEVQAELAQEMQQASDALDFERAARSRDRIRALAHVRSHQDINVEGVADADVVALAQEAGQTCVQVFFFRGSSNYGNRAYFPSHEKGMEPADVLAAFLGQFYDNKPPPPLVLTSHVPAEQDLIAEALSLRAGRRVELSAPQRGAKRKLIEHALANAAEALARRLAESASQRRLLDGVAAVFGLEAPPRRIEIYDNSHISGTNATGAMVVAGPEGSMKSAYRKFTIRSPELAPGDDYAMMREVLSRHFGRALKEDPERARGTWPDLVLIDGGQGQLAAAQGVLTELGVTDVPLVAIAKGPDRDAGRERFFQPGRNEFQLEPRDPVLYFLQRLRDEAHRFAIETHRAKRAKALGRSELDEVAGIGARRKKALLLHFGSVREIKRAGLADLERVSGISRAVAARIYSHFHEDG, encoded by the coding sequence ATGCCGGAACGGAACGAGGTCAAGCCGCCGGAAGACCCGCCGGAGGAGGCGCCTCGGGCGGAGGAACCGAAGGCGCCGCGCCGCCGTCGCCATGCGAGCTCGATCGAACACGGCGTGGCGCTGATCCAGGCTGAGCTCAAGAACCTGTCGCCGGGGCCGGGCGTCTACCGGATGCTCGATGCCGACGGCAATGCGCTTTACGTCGGCAAGGCCCGCAGCCTCAAGAAGCGGGTGGCGAGCTATGCCCACCCGGCGAAGCTCTCCAATCGGATCCGACGCATGATCGCCGAGACGGCGTCGCTCGAATTCGTCACCACCCACACCGAGGTCGAGGCGCTGCTGCTCGAGATCAATCTGATCAAGCGGCTGATGCCCCGCTACAACGTGCTGCTCAGGGACGACAAGAGCTTTCCCAACATCCTGGTGACCGGCGACCACCCCTACCCGCAGATCCTGAAGCATCGCGGCGCCAAGGCCCGGGCCGGCGACTATTTCGGCCCCTTCGCCTCGGCCGGAGCGGTCGCCCGCACCATCACCGCCCTTCAGCGCGCCTTTCTCCTGCGCAATTGCTCCGATGCGGTGTTCGCCCAGCGCACCCGGCCCTGCCTGCAGTACCAGATCAAGCGCTGCTCGGCGCCCTGCGTCGGCCATATCAGCGAGGCGGACTATGGCGCTCTGGTGCGCCAGGCCAAGGACTTCCTCACCGGCAAGAGCGGCGAGGTGCAAGCCGAGCTCGCCCAAGAGATGCAGCAGGCGAGCGACGCCTTGGATTTCGAGCGCGCCGCCCGCTCCCGCGACCGCATCCGCGCGCTTGCCCATGTCCGCTCCCATCAGGACATCAACGTCGAAGGCGTCGCCGACGCCGACGTGGTGGCACTGGCGCAAGAGGCCGGGCAGACCTGCGTGCAGGTGTTCTTCTTCCGCGGCTCCAGCAACTATGGCAACCGCGCCTATTTCCCCAGCCACGAAAAGGGCATGGAGCCGGCCGACGTGCTGGCCGCCTTCCTCGGGCAGTTCTACGACAACAAGCCGCCGCCACCCTTGGTGCTGACCAGCCATGTGCCGGCGGAGCAGGATCTCATCGCCGAAGCGCTCTCGCTGAGAGCCGGTCGCCGGGTCGAGCTCTCGGCGCCGCAGCGCGGCGCCAAGCGCAAGCTGATAGAGCATGCGCTCGCCAACGCCGCCGAGGCGCTGGCGCGGCGCCTGGCCGAAAGCGCCTCCCAGCGCCGCCTGCTGGACGGCGTCGCCGCCGTGTTCGGCCTGGAAGCGCCGCCGCGGCGCATCGAGATCTACGACAACAGTCATATCTCCGGAACCAATGCGACCGGCGCGATGGTGGTCGCAGGGCCGGAGGGTTCGATGAAGAGCGCCTACCGCAAATTCACCATCCGCAGCCCCGAGCTCGCTCCGGGCGACGACTACGCGATGATGCGCGAGGTCCTGTCCCGGCACTTCGGCCGCGCGCTCAAGGAGGATCCGGAGCGCGCGCGGGGCACCTGGCCCGATCTGGTGCTGATCGATGGCGGCCAAGGCCAGCTCGCCGCCGCGCAGGGCGTGCTGACCGAGCTCGGCGTCACCGACGTGCCGCTGGTGGCGATCGCCAAGGGGCCGGACCGGGATGCCGGCCGCGAGCGGTTCTTCCAGCCGGGTCGCAACGAGTTCCAGCTCGAGCCGCGCGATCCCGTGCTCTATTTCCTGCAGCGGCTGCGCGACGAGGCGCATCGCTTCGCCATCGAGACGCACCGGGCCAAGCGCGCCAAGGCCTTGGGCCGCTCGGAGCTGGACGAGGTCGCCGGTATCGGCGCTCGCCGCAAGAAGGCCTTGCTCCTGCATTTCGGTTCGGTCCGGGAGATCAAGCGCGCCGGCCTCGCCGATCTCGAGCGCGTGAGCGGCATCTCCAGGGCTGTTGCGGCGAGAATCTATTCCCATTTTCATGAGGACGGGTGA
- the pgsA gene encoding CDP-diacylglycerol--glycerol-3-phosphate 3-phosphatidyltransferase: MPGNLPNLLTLSRIAAVPVLLALFYVPGDWARWLACVVFSLAGVTDYVDGYLARSLNQRSELGRWLDPIADKLLVAAALLLLTAFDRLGPFGLLPALVILCREILVSGLREYLAELRVGMPVSRLAKWKTALQMLAIGFLIVGDSGWEPVPIQQIGWVGLWIAAGLTLITGYDYLRAGLQHMDEPSRRSEAAVPPGKTAPRLG, from the coding sequence ATGCCAGGCAATCTGCCGAACCTATTGACGTTGTCGCGCATCGCCGCCGTGCCCGTGCTGCTGGCGCTGTTCTACGTGCCCGGCGACTGGGCGCGCTGGCTCGCCTGCGTGGTGTTCTCGCTGGCCGGCGTCACCGATTATGTCGATGGCTATCTCGCCCGCAGCCTGAACCAGCGCTCCGAGCTCGGCCGCTGGCTGGATCCCATCGCCGACAAGCTCTTGGTCGCCGCGGCCTTGCTGCTGCTCACCGCCTTCGATCGGCTGGGCCCGTTCGGGCTGCTGCCAGCCCTGGTCATCCTCTGTCGCGAGATCCTGGTCTCGGGCTTGCGCGAATACCTGGCAGAGCTGCGTGTCGGCATGCCGGTGAGCCGGCTCGCCAAATGGAAGACCGCCCTGCAGATGCTGGCGATCGGCTTCCTCATTGTCGGCGATTCCGGCTGGGAGCCGGTGCCGATCCAGCAGATCGGCTGGGTCGGGCTGTGGATCGCCGCCGGTCTCACCCTGATCACGGGCTACGACTATCTTCGCGCCGGGCTGCAGCACATGGACGAGCCGTCGCGCCGCAGCGAGGCCGCCGTTCCGCCAGGCAAGACCGCGCCCCGGCTCGGCTGA
- the mobB gene encoding molybdopterin-guanine dinucleotide biosynthesis protein B, producing the protein MKILGIAGWSGSGKTTLVAKLLPELIAAGLRVSTLKHAHHAFDIDRPGKDSYVHRMAGATEVMVGSANRWALMHELRGAAEPSMGELVARMSPVDLLLVEGFKRDGHDKLEVFRRANGKPLLAPEDDRVVAVASDGAVPEVALPILDLNDVPAIARFVIRHTGLA; encoded by the coding sequence ATGAAGATCCTGGGCATCGCCGGCTGGAGCGGGAGCGGCAAGACCACCCTCGTCGCAAAGCTGTTGCCGGAGCTGATCGCCGCCGGGCTCAGGGTCTCGACCCTGAAGCACGCCCATCACGCCTTCGACATCGACCGTCCGGGCAAGGACTCCTACGTGCACCGGATGGCCGGCGCCACCGAGGTGATGGTGGGCTCGGCCAACCGTTGGGCGCTCATGCATGAGCTGCGCGGGGCGGCGGAGCCGAGCATGGGCGAGCTGGTGGCGCGCATGAGCCCGGTCGATCTCCTGCTGGTCGAAGGCTTCAAGCGCGACGGCCACGACAAGCTCGAAGTGTTCCGCCGGGCGAACGGCAAGCCGTTGCTGGCGCCTGAGGATGATCGCGTCGTCGCCGTCGCTTCCGACGGGGCGGTGCCCGAAGTGGCCCTGCCGATCCTCGATTTGAACGACGTACCGGCGATCGCCCGCTTCGTCATCCGCCACACCGGGCTCGCCTGA
- a CDS encoding molybdopterin molybdotransferase MoeA, producing MAQLSNDCFAQDGALITVADALALLDRAVEPIVEPETVPLAAALNRVLTAEVRAAIDVPPADNSAVDGYAVYAADLRPDEPTRLPVVARIAAGHPLAMPMRRGTAVRIFTGAAMPKGAADAGPDTVMMQEDCTREGDTVLLRAGIKPGSNRRRAGEDLRCGQVALAGGRRLRPQDIGLAAALGLTQLSVRRRLKLALFSTGDELVEPGRPLASGRIYDSNRFTIQALLAAFGAEVSDLGILPDRAEAIRAALAGAVAGHDAIVTSGGVSTGEEDHVKAVVQELGSLYLWRLAIKPGRPVALGQIGAVPFIGLPGNPVAVMVTFLILARPLLLKLAGAAVEPGLRFRVAAGFEYAKKANRREYLRARLEPGEAGLVARRFPRDGAGILSSMVESDGLVELPEALTTLTSGSMVDFLPYSAVLS from the coding sequence ATGGCGCAGCTCAGCAACGATTGCTTCGCCCAGGACGGCGCCTTGATCACCGTCGCCGATGCGCTGGCGCTCTTGGACCGTGCCGTGGAGCCGATCGTCGAGCCCGAGACGGTGCCGCTGGCGGCCGCCCTCAACCGCGTGCTGACCGCCGAGGTGAGGGCCGCCATCGACGTGCCGCCGGCGGACAATTCCGCCGTCGACGGGTATGCGGTCTATGCCGCCGATCTCCGTCCCGATGAGCCCACGCGCCTGCCGGTCGTGGCCCGGATCGCCGCCGGGCATCCCTTGGCGATGCCGATGCGGCGCGGCACGGCGGTGCGCATCTTCACCGGTGCGGCGATGCCGAAGGGTGCTGCCGATGCCGGACCCGATACGGTGATGATGCAGGAGGATTGCACGCGCGAGGGCGATACCGTGCTGCTGCGTGCGGGCATCAAGCCTGGATCCAATCGGCGCCGGGCGGGCGAGGATTTGCGCTGCGGCCAAGTGGCACTCGCCGGCGGAAGGCGCCTGCGGCCCCAGGATATCGGCCTCGCCGCGGCGCTGGGCCTGACCCAGCTTTCGGTGCGGCGCCGGCTGAAGCTGGCGCTCTTCTCCACCGGCGACGAGCTGGTCGAGCCCGGACGCCCGCTGGCGTCGGGGCGCATCTACGATTCCAACCGCTTCACCATCCAGGCCCTGCTCGCCGCCTTCGGCGCCGAGGTGAGCGATCTCGGCATTCTTCCCGATCGTGCCGAGGCGATCCGCGCGGCGCTTGCCGGCGCCGTTGCCGGCCATGATGCGATCGTCACCTCGGGCGGGGTGTCGACGGGCGAGGAGGATCACGTCAAGGCGGTCGTTCAGGAGCTGGGATCGCTCTATCTCTGGCGGCTGGCGATCAAGCCCGGCCGGCCGGTGGCCCTGGGGCAGATCGGCGCCGTGCCGTTCATCGGGCTCCCCGGCAATCCGGTCGCGGTGATGGTGACATTCCTCATCCTGGCGCGCCCTCTGCTCCTCAAGCTGGCCGGGGCGGCGGTGGAGCCGGGGCTGCGCTTTCGCGTGGCCGCGGGGTTCGAATACGCGAAGAAAGCCAACCGGCGCGAATACTTGCGGGCGCGGCTGGAGCCCGGCGAGGCCGGGCTCGTCGCCCGCCGGTTCCCCCGGGATGGCGCCGGGATCCTGTCCTCGATGGTCGAGTCCGACGGGCTGGTGGAGTTGCCGGAGGCGTTGACCACGCTTACATCCGGCAGCATGGTGGATTTCCTGCCGTACAGCGCGGTCTTGAGTTGA
- the moaD gene encoding molybdopterin converting factor subunit 1: protein MKLLYFAWVRQRVGMAEETVELPDAVATVGDLLAWLETRGPSYAEALGAKGVVKVAVNQEYAGSDRRLAPGDEVALFPPVTGG, encoded by the coding sequence TTGAAGCTCTTGTATTTCGCCTGGGTCCGTCAGCGTGTGGGCATGGCCGAGGAGACGGTCGAGCTGCCGGACGCGGTGGCAACCGTCGGCGACCTCTTGGCCTGGCTCGAGACCCGCGGCCCCAGCTATGCCGAGGCGCTGGGCGCCAAGGGCGTGGTCAAGGTCGCGGTCAACCAGGAGTATGCCGGCAGCGACCGCCGCTTGGCCCCGGGCGACGAGGTGGCGCTGTTTCCGCCGGTCACGGGCGGGTAA